DNA from Vanessa tameamea isolate UH-Manoa-2023 chromosome 19, ilVanTame1 primary haplotype, whole genome shotgun sequence:
ttgtaacagcAATGAGATTCTGTAAGAACttacttcgtatctcactcgtgaaatgttgaccaAAACGTGATAtacaattttgatacttgtatcctataaatgttattatttttatggtcAATGTGGCATATCAGATTCTAACGTTACACGCTCGTGTGCTCGTGAAGTCTAACCACCGCTTTCCacgtttctaacttaaaaaatgacgaagtTCACTTACAAACTTCATTACAAACTGCTATACGCAaagatgaatttatttttaataattatgtatttactatTCTTCCAGAAAAATGTCCACAGGGCGAGCATTCGGTTCTCTACTGCCCACGAAAGGCTGAACCTTCGTGCGATAACCCAACGGTCCACGACCTGCAGCGCCCCGCAGCTTGTGACATACCAGACTGCTTTTGCAACGTCCCCACCGTGAGGGATACCAAAACGAAAAAATGTGTACCGTTGTCTAACTGCTCTTAAAATAAGATCGATTACACTTAAATCTGTTGATctcttgttttatattattaatcacaGTAGAACAggttatgaaaaataaacgaatgaatTGATAAATGAATGAACGAAACAGCTCAGTTCCGATTCTTTTGtttgcattttataattttttttaaattatttaatagatgttTATGGAAATAATGTCAGAGTGtactattgtaaattatttatcgcCGGCGGCTTCGCTCTTTGTAATGGGTCGCAAGTTTTAGGTATATaaatgtagcctatgtcctttctcgggTTTCAAtgttgcttcatactaaatacagacagacaaacaaacatcATCGAATTTGTAATAgtagtatagattaaaacaaaaacttattgatttaaatgtttcaatgtttagactactttatatttaaacttttaatttttttaagtataaaatgaaataactgtattaaaatatatttgcaattacttgtataaaataatattaaattcttttatacattttaatattttattttaacctaaTTTACATATTGCTGAGTGTTGGTGGATCCCACTCGTGTATTGCAAAGTGTTACctactattaaaatatcaatacaagGCTTAAAACTCACAATATTcaggattatttttattataaatatggcaattataatttttgaaatgtttgaTAAAATCATTGAGCttgtttcttaataaaaaaaataataataatcaaagtcaCCTGAGCAAGTGGAGTTTTAATCATATTACGGATAAAAAAGGACCAGTTCGTCCCCTTGgtaaatcaaagaaaaaattgaaaataacagCAATTTTACTTATTGCTCGTCTCTGTTCGAATTAAATGCCAGATTAATAAATTCAAGTACTAAAATTGTCTACGAGGTATAATTTACAGGCAACCTTTGTCTTGCTACTTAGGTCGGTCGCTCGCCTGATTCTTCTCACTCAATGATGTTCCAAATTGTATTAATAGAGGTTACGCACTAAATGCTCAGATATTCTAGCTTACCTATGCGATTCTCAAATTTGAGTTCTTATAATACAGACGAATGACACCTTTGAGGGAGCACTTTACGAATCAATAGACTCAGTTTAACAGATTATTAATTTTGCAATATCacggataaaatataattaaaagaactAAACGTAAATtagctaaaaaatatataacaaatgttCAAACAATTTGTTTGAATATAGTAACTAAACTCAAGCAGTTGTTAATGCGTCGACATTCCTCAAAGTCAATAAAACCAGTATACATTATTAATGATGCTAATTACCattccaaattaaataaaacgctaCTATTCAACCGGGTAACAATTCCAGGATTCGGGAGTACTGTTAAGTGTAATCAAACGGAAGTCATTAGGTTGAATTAATTCAGTGGctggtattttaattaaaccttaGATTTTGTTAGCAGATATACTTGCAGTAGTTTTAGACTTATAAATCTTAAACATATCATCGCAATTTGTTACtgagttgtttttttatgcaataaaatttaatcctgatgatgatgatgatgaagaacaGGTTGGTCTAaatcaaatttcaataattggTCTACCTTTGTCGTATGACTTCTACGAAACGAAAttggtaatttttattgaagCTCATTTGTGAAATTAGTTGATAGGCCTACACTGATAAGCTGATCAACTAAATTTACAAAGAGACAGGTCCTTCTATTCTCACTTGGGCTTTTTCTGAACTCTTATATCAAtgacagatatttatatatttatgctgTTCTTTTTaacactattatattatgtttttgagCCAAGATGGCATacaccaccgaattttcatgtgcttaatttgtgtttataattcatctcgtgctcggcggtgaaggaaaacatcgtgaggaaacctgcatgtgtctaattttaacgaaattctgtcacatgtgtattccaccaacgcgtattggagcagcgtggtggaacatgctccaaaccttctcctcaaatgaagagaaggccttagcctagcagtgggaaatttacaggctgttaatgtgtatATGTTCTAAAACCGTTCATATTGTGCCCcgttgaataaataaagaatcaCTAGGTCGAACTCCGTGACCTCCTCATGTAGCATAGTTTTCTATCCCACCCGCTCCTCCTCCACGTTATTTATGAACAGGGAGATTAGATAGTCGCGTAACATGTTGACTTGtgtgtttaaaacatttttaacttatcagttgtcataattattattgcgtATTCTACGAATACATCTAAAGAACAGTGCTTAGTTACATTGTGTTCTGAGGGTGCTTGGGAGTACTACTGGCACAAGAGCCATAACTTAATTCCAAGAAATGGCGATATAAGAGTTGGTTATTATATCTTACAGTGGAAATATATAtgtcggtggtgaccatttgcgAACAGGCGGTTCATTTTTCAGTCTTCTTCTGCCAGGCATTTATTAATCCCAGCTATTACCAGGATCTGCCTTCCGACTAAGTCTACTTCACTTTGCACGGTCTTTCGCGTCGTTCCGTGTAAGTCCATTCGCTCTCGTGTCCTGCTTCACGACATACCAGGGAGGCCTAGTTCTAGGCACAAATATATCGAGGCGTATTTCAGTAtgccaatatattatattcatttacaaaaaaaaatataatcgtaacAATAGCCGTAAATTATAAGTCcgattaataaaaacaaattataaattcaatccaCATAACGTTATGaatttttttccaaaacatGTCATTATATTAGGTTATACCGCTTTCTATCCCGGTTGATAAATTAGGCTGCTCGTCCGCCGGGAAATTACAGGTTTCGACCAATTAGCAACGAGCCGTATAAATTGCTAAGGGACATTTGtatgcattttttaattatattaaaaatattttctctactTATAAATAACTGACTAGTGACAAATCAACGATTCAAATAACGAAATGATAAATGTTTAGAagttttgagccgagatggcccagtggttagaacacgtgcatcttgaCCGTGAATTAAAAGTTAAGAAACCCTGGACTGAAAAAatcctttaatatatatatatatatatattaacattaggTTTATTCCAATGACTTCGAACAATAGTTCTGTATTACAGTGAGGAGTATTCTACAGATTTCAGATGATGCTGCAGCGACAAGCCAAGGTTGTcttgatattgtattattaaaaaaaattagtcgaTCAGACCAGTAGAAGTAGTGCGTGTACCTCCGCGACAAGAGAAAAGTTAATGATCTAACAGATAAGCAAAATTTCTCCtatctaataaaattttcgATCAAGTCACTTTCCAACGAAacaaaactaaatcaaaatcggttcatcaATTTAGAAGCTACGATATACGATATAAACTATACAGATACCTGTGTATCTggtaaaaatagttaataattatttcgttgATTGTTTATTCAGTTCAAACTAAACAACATCACGTACAATTACGGTTTACGTAAAGCAAGCTTTAATACCGCACTAAATAAAACCAGATAGTCAAGTTTGAAACAAACAAACTGCTGTGCAGGTAAAGCTAAACCAATTTGACTTCAGCCCCCATCAACTCTCACAAAACATACAAACCCTTTCTCGGTCGAAAAGTCTAGAACTACAGTCACCAACTTAGGTATTGAATAATTCTGCCTGGAATTTATTTACTGGTTCAATTCTAAATAAGAGTAAAGTATAGAGTAAATGGCCCACGGCTGGGGAAGTATTCTTGAAGGGTTTTGGGAAGgaaccatccactcatcatatattctaacgccaagcagtaatactcaGAATTCTTGTGTTCTTGTTTGAAGCATGAGTAAGCCAGTGAAAGTACAGGCAcagacataacgtcttagttaaCTAAGGTTGGCAACACGTTAGCGATATAAAATTCCTTACGgcaatgagccgagatggcccagtggttaaaacgcgtgcatcttaaccgatgattgcgggttcaaatcaggcaagcaccactgaattttcatgtgcttaatttgtgtttataattcatctcgtgctcggcggtgaaggaaaacatcgtgaggaaacctgcatgtgtctaatttcaacgaaattctgcctcagGTGtagccaccaacccgcattggagcagcgtggtggaatatgctccaaaccttctcctcaagaggagagcagcagtgcgaaatttacaggctgttaatgtatgtaaatgtaattacgGCACCAAtatctatcgatagtattgaccaTTAACTCATAGTCTAATTTTCGCTCAATTCTAATCAAATGAGAATTAGGATGGCGGACGATGATTTCCTTCTCCGCCACggacgagatcaattataaacacagcaTTTGGAACCATGGAAAATATCTAACGAGCCCTTTCTATGATACATACGCACATTGGTAGAATATTTTGCGTTCAACTACCTTACACAAGGggaaaaaacttatatatttattcttattaaatgaGTACAAAAATTCAAactgaaatttgaatttggaagtaTGTATTTTGGAGCATATACGATAACTGTTTTCGCAAACCCCTCGTCTGAAACTAAACACTTCACAACAGTGAGTTGTGGGAgagtataacatattttatgctCAGGTATACAGGTATACTAAACCAAATATATTCAGCGTGAAGAGCCAGATACTCTTTACACTTCACGACACGATAAATCGTCCGATTATtttcagtattatatttaatgataataatttattttcctacTTAAAGACTTATAatgaaaacttataaataaagtataatacctCACCTTAtcgtatgtattttatgttatgattttttttccagAGTAACGGAATTGAAGTCAACGGGTaaatgctgttagcattcttgccacgaTGCATGGTCATGatacttactataaatatatatatatttgtatataacgaaagaattaaaatgtatttcgtgtaaataaaataaactttattacaaaGCATAATGATCAGAGATAGCAGAATGGAAAGTGCATTTCTTTTCCGAAAACTATGGATATAATTGCTTACAATAGTCTAATGAAACTGGTTATATTATTACGTCATTTACGACAAAAACCGCGAATCAAATGTTTATGTTAGACTGGGATAATATAGGAACATAGAAAGTGATTTGAACATATTAAGTAGATTAAAACCTTTTGATTTAAGaccgaattattataatatattcaatatatttttacagggTCGTTACCATTTTTGCACCGTTGATAGCACCAAATAAGAACTTGATATAGCGGCAAATACGCTTtaataagtgttttatttaaagtttggTTATATTAAAATGGGAATTGTATAATCTAATTAAACAATATCAACACGCATGGCAcgaacaaattaataaataaaaagataaaaagataaaaagattaatagataaatagataaatagataaatagataaatagataaatagataaatagataaatagataaatagataaatagataaatagataaatagataaatagataaatggataaatacataaataaataaataaatattggacaacatcacatacattactcacATAcattgatcccaatgtaagtagctaaagcacgtgtgtcaaaaaacttaaataaaataaatgttttaatttttgtctttgGATATAAATGGCTCATAACGCCGCTTGGACGTTCACGTTGGACGCTAAAATGTGTcgtaaagaatataatatgataatacaCTTCAAGCTATGGTTCTGCgattttaccaaaaaatatttctatatttataacttaatcgtaaaaataagtttatttttacagaaacaaaaaaaatgtaaaataacgagcacattttaatatatctatatattttttaagtattactaAAGGTTATttccaaagaaaaataaagtctgtaacagataaataataacttttgtaacggttaatattaattactctcCCACTGCCTATGGACGGTGGTCACCATTAGGTAGGCCACTTGTCAGTCTGCCtggctatttattataaaaaatcaataaataagaaGCGACttgcccactgctgggataaggtcTCCTCTCCATCTGAAGAAAAAACAAAGTTGGCCCAACTAATTCAGTATTCGTTGAAAATAATCATGTATCGCTGTTGAGaaagcttaaattatttataaaaactcgGTTCTTAGAACGctatctaaattaatataaaagaactCTTTCAAGCGCACAAAGACGCTGAAAAAAAAGCGAGTTAgcgcataaattaaattaacacaacCCCatggaaatttaaataaatttcagtccTTGGAAATATAGAGGACCTATTTACAAGTTTGTATTCTCTTTGTAGACAAAGCTCTCGAAACAAACTCGAACGACCATCTTGAAATTCAAAGCTTGGGGCTAAAGATAAAAGCACTGCACGGAAATGACCCAAAGTTTGGAAACtttttcgtatttaaattttcttcattCTACCTCTTTTAAACCATGCAAAGAGTAATAATGTCATTGGCAACTttgtttttcttgtattttCCACCTGCAGTATCTCGGAtagagatttttaaatttatggctGTCTCGTTTATCCAGTGGCTAGTTTATAAAGGAGGTTCCAGGACTCTCAGGTCGGACCGATAAATAGTTATTGGATTTTACTGGCAAACGATTTTATCAGTAGCTGATCGGAAATAGTAATGTTTACAGTTCCGTGCATTgggtataaattaaaacagttgACTAGCTGCTGGACAttatttttgatgaaaaaaaattgacggGTCTTGGTCGATTCGGATGCCGTGACGCCACCTTTCCACCTGTGGCGCCTACGTTATATAATTCGCTgttattacgtttaaaatatatttttagttttgaaactcttggttttatttattttgctccatatttatttattatttatctcgaattataaataattttaataaccatTAACATCAATGCCTCATTTCTAAAGAGCGTTTTTGACAACCAcgtttttgaatttaataagtaaaatactagtgggtcgcaagcgaaacttcgcgtttattccaCAGatgtttacaaatttcgaaacctatgacagattatagtctaagagccagtgatcggcagacttacggtatagtagcaaaCTCCATATTACTGACAGGTACACTGCTTTACCTGCTGCtggggaaatggaggttcactgttcccatcgagggttccttAGAGCGCGCCAAGGATTCGAAAAGcataaaaaattactttcaaaacgtgatcgCAGCATGTCTGCCATtttgatatcataaaatatataagaaaagaatatagaaaaatttaatggCCGACACTGATTCCGGTGCctactacatattttttaaatttcaaaggtacctaaatttgatacaaatttacgttatttcagcaaagcctatatttatatataatatttatactattattatatacatatatttacaaaagcagACAAATAGGTCGGTTCTAAGGTGCAGGCAGACGACATAAGTTTCTTAGCTGTGCTAAAATGAAGGTCGTAATACAGTCTTGACGTGAAGATTAATTGACAACTAAACGACTAGGCCTCTAACTACGACGCCAGCGAGCTATCCCAACAGGGTGGAAGTAGCCAACGGAAATCGTACTTAGAAGAGTGATATTCCTTGGTAGCTTTCAAAATAATGTCCCAACAAGGTGGAAACAGTATTTATGCCACTATCAAGGTCCCTAAGGCtcgatacaatacaattttattttcggaTATTTATGCAATTTACATTGTTACAACGTTAGCGTGATTTAAAATACagctaacgccatctattggcaTATATAGTGAACTAATGTAAAATGTGATGTGAAATGTTTGGAGTAGGAACATGTTGCTGTTACAAggtgcattatttttattaagggaaatgctggcattcttgccactattcgaaatttttagtaatttattaaattgcaatcaagaatcctctttaatattttgcacatctacggctgcaGCTCTTGAAAATAAGGCCATAACCAatcttttatgtgcagctatcgtcccataatcactgggacaaaaatcacCTTACGCTATTAATACGTATAAGATAACAACCAGGACATTACTTGAGCtacctgtaaataatatttcgagaCATtctatttaagatttaatggCTATgcttcaaatctttgtttttattaccgtgtacatttgatttgattatgaaACTTTCTTAGGCTcttcgatttatttttcaataagctTAAATTGAGGAATTGGTTCGCTAACGATCATgaggctcacttgatggaaagtgagaGTCTGAAGTctgaagaaatatatatattaaatattgtagttATTTGATACCTACAGAACCATAAGTTTGTCAAATacgaaaatttattgaatactcatatataaattaaaatcaatgcaCACATTGATTCCTAATTAGATATCTAATCACCTACCGTATTTTAAGATATACAAGATAACGCAAGCATTACGTGGCCAACTTTGTTTTGGCCAAATAATCGATTATCaccgaaattataattatcaggGTTTAAccattatttcgttttttttttactagtttTAGTTAAACATGTGGCGCGCTGTCGTGTTATTTCTCCTCGTGAATAGCGTTCTCGCTCAAGATGAAGATTTTAAAACAGTCGCTCTAAAAGATGGCATCGTGAAAGGTGAAAAGTATTGGGATGGTGAATTTTATCAATTCTTCGGTATACCGTACGCTACGATACCAAAAGGAAGGGATCGATTTCAggtatatcttttatttatttaaaattcaccaGAACTgttcaaattacatttaaagaaaaaaaaaatcttgtaaatgTACCTTTTGGGTCAACAATTGagattatatttgaatactttaattatatacaataacaaaacttaaaatTGACATTCATTAAAATAGACACATGCCATTCAATAGATATAATGTAACATTCAGTAGGCATACAGATTTGATAAAACTTTCTACCGGAACCTAATTGATAAATGGGTCTAATAAAAATCTTAGCCCGTTTCGAATTTGGTATGAATTAGACCAATTAGTGTTTAATGGATTGTATAGCTAACAACGGTTAGAAATGTTAAATTGTTGCCACATATATTTCAAACTCATCATAAAATACCCAGACTGCCAGTCGTCGACTGTCGGTCAGATGAGTGAACATTTAGTTTCTCCCTAGATCGTTTGTCTCCTTCTAGCCCCTCTCATCAAACACTTATTTAATCATTACGTCATAATATTTCAGACaaattttaaacagaaattgttaaattcaatattatcttctatatataatttCCGCCATTTCAGGCACCTCTGCCCGTTGAGCCATGGGAAGGAGAATTAGAAGCATCGAAGAAAACAACGATATGTCATCAATGCTATTATTCGGGTGATAACAATGATGAAGTTATGTTAGACGGAGAAGATGACTGCCTTCGTATTAACTTGCTCGTGCCTAAAGTAGCATCAGATGATAATCTGGTACCGGTTGTTGTTTACATACATAGTGGAGCATTTTCCGGTGGAAGCGGCAACATGgcacatttcaattatttagcAAGACATGACATAATCACCGTCAGCTTCAACTACAGACTAGGCGCATTTGGTTTTGCTTGTCTAGGCAATAAAGAAATACCTGGAAATGCTGGTTTAAAAGATCAAGTTGCCGCTTTGAGGTGGGTTAATAAGAACATCATAAACTTCGGTGGTGATCCCAATCAAGTTACTCTCGCAGGATTTAGTGTAGGTGCAGCAATGGCTGAACTTATTTCGTTATCTGAAGCAACGACtggtttattcaataaattaattttagaaagtgGTTCCGCATTATCACCTTTTACTATTAATAGAGATCCATTAGCTACAGCCAAAAACATAGCATTATCACTTGGTTATAATGGAACGGACAGTTTGGACGAACTGACAGAATTTTACCTAAATGCCACTGTTAAAGATTTAGcagaaaaaagtttaaattactatttaaaaaatagtacattCGGTTTCGCCCCTTGTATTGAGAACATAATAGAAGGAATTGAACCGACAATAACAGAGTCTCccttagaattaataaaaaaaggtttcaaCAAGGATATTGCGATCATAACAGGCTTCTCAAATATGGAAGGTATTAGTCGGACTATAAAGTTCGGTGAGTGGAGAGAGGATATGAATGTCGATTTTTCGGAATTCCTTCCAGcagatttaaaattcaatgatgaaaaaattaaaaatgatatcattCGAGAAATTAAACAGTATTACTTCGATGATAAAGAGGTAAAGGCTGACACGCTGGATAATTACGTGAATTACTTCTCTGATTCTATGTTCAAATATTCCATTATGAGATCTGCTAAACTACGTGCAAAAACGACCAAAAAACCCGTGTACTTGTACCAGTTTTCTTTCGTAGGTAAATTgaatattgaacataattacaTGGACAGACTTAAGGGCGCAAGTCACAGAGATCAGACGGCGTATGTGCTTGACTTTTTTGTATggacaaataattataaagatttagaTACGAGAGAAAGAATGACTATGATGTGGTCTGACTTCGTTAAATATGAGTAAGTAATCATTGtgttaatacatatacatacatacaacatatatacaacatattttatttatttaagcaagtattattaatatacttacagCATATTATTATAGAACACTGTTTTATCAGACAATACTGTATTTAGTAGCTGGTGTATCATATTAAATGTGATTATAATATGATGAATACGTCATGACTACTCAATGGgatggataaaaa
Protein-coding regions in this window:
- the LOC113399356 gene encoding esterase FE4-like, which codes for MWRAVVLFLLVNSVLAQDEDFKTVALKDGIVKGEKYWDGEFYQFFGIPYATIPKGRDRFQAPLPVEPWEGELEASKKTTICHQCYYSGDNNDEVMLDGEDDCLRINLLVPKVASDDNLVPVVVYIHSGAFSGGSGNMAHFNYLARHDIITVSFNYRLGAFGFACLGNKEIPGNAGLKDQVAALRWVNKNIINFGGDPNQVTLAGFSVGAAMAELISLSEATTGLFNKLILESGSALSPFTINRDPLATAKNIALSLGYNGTDSLDELTEFYLNATVKDLAEKSLNYYLKNSTFGFAPCIENIIEGIEPTITESPLELIKKGFNKDIAIITGFSNMEGISRTIKFGEWREDMNVDFSEFLPADLKFNDEKIKNDIIREIKQYYFDDKEVKADTLDNYVNYFSDSMFKYSIMRSAKLRAKTTKKPVYLYQFSFVGKLNIEHNYMDRLKGASHRDQTAYVLDFFVWTNNYKDLDTRERMTMMWSDFVKYENPTAFETTLIPFNWLPYTNDNQNYMEIDKKLLIKKGLFDEEWKFWNKIYEKYYWNPTAPQPRDIKH